The following DNA comes from Methanotorris formicicus Mc-S-70.
CTGCTCTCCATGCAGGGAATTTATTTTTAAATCATACTCCTTCTTTAAATAATCCAATGCATGGGAAAATAAATGCTCGCTTCCGGATGCAGGACGGGAAGAGGATGCAATGGAGATGGTTATTCCACTTGCTATGAGGGATTTTACCAATTTTTTTGGATATTCTTCCAAATTGGAGTTAAGGGTGTAATCAATCAATTCCTTTGCAATTGTCTTTGAAAAGATTGCAGAGCTCTCACTATAATCTTCCCCAATTTCTCTGTGAGCAAGTTTCCAATCTAAGACAGCGGTGATATTTGATACTATATCCCCCATTCCCGCACTTAGCAACCTCTTTGGAGATTTTTTTATGATGTCAATATCTGCAATAATGGCTATTGGTGCCTCTGTCATAAATGAGGGCTGTCTTATAGAAACAATTGGAGATGCAATGCCGTCATTTGATGCCGTTGTGGGAATGCTTAAAAAAGGAATCTCTAATTTGTATGCAATGAGTTTCCCAGTATCTATTGCTCTTCCCCCACCTAAGCCAATAATAGA
Coding sequences within:
- a CDS encoding sn-glycerol-1-phosphate dehydrogenase, whose amino-acid sequence is MIVIPRYILIKEGAIDQTIDILKKLNLKNPLVITGKNTKKYCKFDFDILYYNEIDIDAFETNKYHAYDSIIGLGGGRAIDTGKLIAYKLEIPFLSIPTTASNDGIASPIVSIRQPSFMTEAPIAIIADIDIIKKSPKRLLSAGMGDIVSNITAVLDWKLAHREIGEDYSESSAIFSKTIAKELIDYTLNSNLEEYPKKLVKSLIASGITISIASSSRPASGSEHLFSHALDYLKKEYDLKINSLHGEQCGVGTIIMSYLHELENEKLKGLSEKIKLSLKKVNAPTTAKELGVDEDLIIEALTIAHKIRNRYTILRHGISREKAKEIAEKTGAI